The proteins below come from a single Oscillospiraceae bacterium genomic window:
- a CDS encoding spore coat protein yields MQFTQKESGILKDLKEQEHVCVEKYNKYSCDAKDQQLKDLFTTIGQHEQQHLNTVTQIMGGTVPTVPSGTGSSSGSQSKLTFTPTYQNTANTDQNKASDSYVCADALSTEKHVSSVYNTGIFEFHDTKIRDTLNHIQREEQQHGEQIYQYMAQNGMYSTQ; encoded by the coding sequence ATGCAATTCACCCAGAAAGAAAGCGGTATTCTCAAGGATTTAAAAGAACAGGAACACGTCTGCGTGGAGAAATACAACAAATACTCCTGTGACGCAAAAGATCAGCAGTTAAAGGATTTGTTTACAACGATCGGCCAGCACGAGCAGCAGCATCTGAATACAGTCACGCAAATCATGGGCGGAACCGTTCCGACGGTACCGTCGGGTACCGGCAGCAGCAGCGGCAGCCAGTCCAAACTGACTTTTACGCCGACCTATCAGAATACGGCGAATACCGATCAAAACAAAGCAAGCGACAGCTATGTCTGCGCCGATGCGCTCTCAACCGAAAAACACGTCTCCTCGGTCTACAACACCGGCATCTTCGAATTCCATGACACCAAAATCCGCGATACCCTGAACCATATCCAGCGCGAAGAGCAGCAGCACGGCGAGCAGATCTACCAGTATATGGCCCAAAACGGCATGTACAGCACGCAATAA
- a CDS encoding Crp/Fnr family transcriptional regulator: protein MKNFLSVLKTIDLFQNISQTELNSLLSCLAAKVQTFEKKQFIFSEGDQVQAVGIVLSGQVQVIKEDFYGNKNIVSVFEPGDLFAETFVCSDAKTLPVSVVSAVDSEIMFVDFKKLITTCGNSCAFHHRLILNMLRILANKNILLNQKMEFTSKRTTREKLLAFLSAEAKKAKNASFDIPMNRQELADYLSVDRSAMSAELSKLRDEGALDFYKNHFTLSATNRE from the coding sequence ATGAAAAATTTTTTATCGGTTTTAAAAACAATTGATTTATTTCAAAACATCAGTCAAACGGAATTGAATTCGCTGCTCTCGTGTCTTGCCGCCAAAGTGCAGACCTTTGAAAAAAAGCAGTTCATCTTTTCGGAAGGCGATCAGGTTCAAGCCGTCGGCATCGTACTGTCGGGTCAGGTGCAAGTGATCAAGGAGGATTTTTACGGCAACAAAAACATCGTCTCGGTATTTGAGCCGGGCGATTTGTTCGCCGAGACCTTTGTCTGCTCCGATGCCAAAACGCTGCCGGTCAGCGTCGTCAGTGCCGTTGACAGCGAAATTATGTTCGTCGATTTCAAAAAGCTCATCACCACCTGCGGCAATTCCTGTGCCTTTCACCACCGGTTGATTTTAAACATGCTGCGCATTTTGGCCAATAAAAACATCCTGCTCAATCAAAAGATGGAGTTCACTTCCAAGCGCACCACCCGCGAAAAACTGCTCGCCTTTCTCTCCGCTGAGGCCAAAAAAGCCAAAAATGCCTCGTTCGATATCCCGATGAACCGGCAGGAACTCGCGGATTATCTCTCGGTCGACCGCAGCGCCATGTCCGCGGAGCTTTCGAAACTGCGCGACGAAGGCGCGCTCGATTTTTACAAAAATCACTTTACCCTATCAGCGACAAACCGGGAATAA
- a CDS encoding 4Fe-4S binding protein codes for MKRQMIKIDEEKCSGCGLCASACREGAIGMVNGKA; via the coding sequence ATGAAAAGACAGATGATCAAGATAGACGAAGAAAAATGCAGCGGCTGCGGACTGTGCGCAAGCGCCTGCCGCGAGGGCGCGATCGGCATGGTGAACGGAAAAGCCAA
- a CDS encoding 4Fe-4S binding protein: protein CASACREGAIGMVNGKAKLLREDYCDGLGNCLPVCPTGAISFEEREATAFNKAEMFNEAAANAAKKAEESCGCPETQSKSIRHENESCACGGHTEEKAPDALPCGCPGTQSKTIKHNASELCGCESEACSCGNENAHEGGARNTSKLSQWPVQIKLVPVNAPYFNNANLLVAADCTAYAYGDFHNRFIKNKITLIGCPKLDMGDYADKLTEIIKNNNIKSVTVVRMEVPCCGGIEYAVKTALQNSGKFIPWQVVTIGTDGEILDE, encoded by the coding sequence TGTGCGCAAGCGCCTGCCGCGAGGGCGCGATCGGCATGGTGAACGGAAAAGCCAAGCTGCTGCGTGAGGACTACTGCGACGGACTCGGAAATTGCCTGCCGGTCTGCCCGACCGGAGCGATCAGCTTCGAAGAGCGCGAGGCAACCGCTTTTAACAAAGCGGAGATGTTCAATGAAGCGGCGGCAAATGCCGCGAAAAAAGCGGAAGAATCCTGCGGCTGTCCGGAGACACAATCGAAAAGCATCAGGCATGAGAACGAGTCCTGCGCTTGCGGGGGTCATACGGAAGAGAAAGCGCCCGATGCACTACCCTGCGGCTGTCCGGGAACGCAATCGAAAACCATCAAACACAACGCGAGCGAACTGTGCGGCTGCGAGAGTGAAGCGTGTTCCTGCGGAAATGAGAACGCCCACGAGGGCGGTGCGAGAAACACCAGCAAGTTGTCGCAGTGGCCGGTACAGATCAAGTTGGTGCCGGTGAACGCGCCGTATTTTAACAACGCGAACTTATTGGTAGCTGCCGACTGCACGGCATATGCTTACGGCGATTTTCACAACCGGTTTATCAAGAACAAAATCACGCTGATCGGATGTCCGAAGCTCGATATGGGCGACTATGCCGACAAACTGACCGAAATCATCAAAAACAACAACATCAAGAGCGTCACGGTCGTGCGTATGGAAGTGCCCTGCTGCGGCGGAATTGAATACGCGGTCAAGACCGCGCTGCAAAACAGCGGGAAATTTATCCCATGGCAGGTTGTCACGATCGGGACCGACGGGGAAATTTTAGACGAGTAA
- a CDS encoding cupin domain-containing protein, producing the protein MLEKVYEFYTGAEKSIERVIMDENVHLMRMVLPKGDALPEHCTNANVYMIVARGTLSISLEDGERNEYAAGHVLNIPEHIKMNVKNFYDETLELFVVKAPAPKK; encoded by the coding sequence ATGTTAGAAAAGGTATACGAATTCTACACCGGAGCTGAAAAGAGCATCGAACGGGTGATTATGGACGAAAACGTCCATCTGATGCGTATGGTATTGCCGAAAGGCGACGCGCTGCCCGAGCACTGCACCAACGCCAACGTCTACATGATCGTGGCGAGGGGCACCCTCTCGATTTCACTTGAAGACGGCGAAAGAAACGAATATGCGGCGGGGCATGTGCTGAACATTCCCGAACACATCAAGATGAACGTGAAGAACTTTTATGACGAGACCTTGGAGTTATTTGTTGTAAAGGCGCCCGCACCGAAAAAATAA
- the hcp gene encoding hydroxylamine reductase — protein MSMFCYQCQETAGGKGCTMRGVCGKTEEVAKLQDLLIYTLKGIAQIVVKAKIDVGSIGEVNGEVLNSLFMTITNANFDDGAIEKQIVKMLKVRDELVKKHLVPGLHDAAVFGVKTREEMLAKAAEVGVLSTDNEDMRSLRGMVTYGLKGMAAYAEHAANLGKTSNEITSFIFEALAATLNDDLTADELVALTLKTGEYGVKVMALLDEANTARFGNPEITEVDIGVRQNPAILISGHDLNDLEQLLEQTAGTGVDVYTHSEMLPAHYYPAFKKYPHFAGNYGNAWWKQTTEFETFKGPILFTTNCIVPPRSEEVRSRIFTTGSAGFPGCRHIVAGENGKKDFSEIIELAKTLPVPIEIESGRIVGGFAHNQVLALADKVVAAVKSGAVKKFFVMAGCDGRMKSREYYTEFAEKLPKDTIILTAGCAKYRYNKLGLGDIGGIPRVLDAGQCNDSYSLAVIALKLKEVFGLDDINKLPIVFNIAWYEQKAVIVLLALLYLGVKNIHLGPTLPGFLSPNVAKVLVEKFGIAGVGSADEDIALFLNA, from the coding sequence ATGTCGATGTTTTGTTATCAATGCCAGGAGACAGCCGGGGGAAAGGGCTGCACGATGCGCGGGGTCTGCGGAAAGACCGAGGAGGTCGCAAAACTGCAGGATCTGTTGATCTACACACTCAAGGGTATTGCTCAAATTGTTGTCAAAGCTAAAATCGACGTCGGGTCAATCGGTGAGGTCAACGGCGAAGTGCTGAACAGTTTGTTTATGACCATCACGAACGCCAACTTTGACGACGGCGCAATCGAGAAACAGATTGTAAAAATGCTCAAAGTCCGGGATGAACTGGTGAAAAAGCATCTTGTTCCGGGCCTGCACGACGCGGCGGTGTTCGGGGTGAAGACAAGGGAAGAGATGCTCGCAAAAGCCGCCGAAGTCGGCGTGCTTTCCACCGATAACGAAGACATGCGCTCGCTGCGCGGGATGGTCACCTACGGGCTTAAAGGTATGGCGGCTTATGCCGAACATGCGGCCAACCTCGGTAAGACAAGCAATGAAATCACGTCTTTTATTTTTGAAGCGCTTGCGGCGACGTTGAATGACGACCTGACCGCCGACGAACTGGTCGCGCTGACGCTGAAAACCGGCGAATACGGTGTCAAAGTCATGGCGCTGCTCGACGAGGCCAACACGGCGCGGTTCGGTAATCCCGAGATCACCGAAGTCGACATCGGCGTACGCCAAAATCCGGCGATTTTGATCTCAGGACACGACCTGAACGATCTGGAGCAATTATTGGAACAGACCGCCGGGACCGGCGTGGACGTCTACACCCACAGCGAGATGCTGCCCGCGCATTATTATCCCGCGTTTAAAAAGTATCCGCACTTTGCGGGCAACTACGGCAACGCGTGGTGGAAGCAGACGACCGAATTCGAGACTTTTAAGGGGCCGATTTTGTTCACAACCAACTGCATCGTGCCGCCGAGAAGCGAAGAAGTCCGCAGCCGGATTTTCACAACCGGTTCTGCGGGATTCCCCGGATGCAGGCATATTGTCGCCGGCGAAAACGGCAAAAAGGACTTTTCCGAGATCATCGAGCTGGCGAAGACTCTGCCCGTGCCTATAGAGATCGAGAGCGGAAGAATCGTGGGCGGATTTGCGCACAACCAGGTGTTGGCGCTGGCCGACAAGGTTGTCGCTGCGGTCAAATCAGGCGCAGTCAAGAAGTTTTTCGTGATGGCGGGCTGCGACGGCAGAATGAAATCTCGCGAATATTATACCGAATTCGCCGAAAAACTGCCCAAGGATACGATTATTCTGACGGCAGGGTGTGCAAAATACCGCTATAACAAGCTCGGGCTCGGGGACATCGGCGGGATTCCGCGCGTGCTCGACGCAGGGCAGTGCAACGACTCGTATTCGCTGGCGGTGATTGCGCTCAAGCTCAAAGAGGTCTTCGGGCTTGACGATATCAACAAGCTGCCGATCGTGTTCAACATCGCCTGGTATGAGCAAAAAGCCGTCATCGTGCTGCTTGCGCTGTTGTATCTCGGGGTGAAGAACATCCATCTCGGACCGACGCTGCCGGGGTTTTTATCGCCGAATGTCGCAAAAGTCCTCGTTGAAAAGTTCGGGATTGCGGGCGTCGGAAGCGCAGACGAGGATATCGCGTTGTTTTTGAATGCATAA
- a CDS encoding ferredoxin, with translation MKATIDRGGCISCGLCVETCPKVFRMAKDDLAEVYTDPVPKEEEKSAVEAQENCPVSVIKVE, from the coding sequence ATGAAAGCGACCATTGACAGAGGGGGCTGCATCTCGTGTGGATTGTGCGTCGAGACCTGCCCGAAAGTGTTTCGAATGGCAAAGGACGACCTTGCCGAAGTCTATACGGACCCGGTACCCAAAGAAGAGGAAAAGAGCGCAGTTGAGGCGCAGGAGAACTGCCCGGTTTCCGTGATCAAAGTAGAATAA
- a CDS encoding NAD(P)H-dependent oxidoreductase, protein MDNLMKIAVVHGQTHKGVTYGMTSTFLRNLMGTEDELTEFFLPKDGPDFCYGCYNCFLKSEEKCPSANKVQPIAKALEQADVIVLDTPDYVMEMSGAMKNLMDHLAYRWFSHRPHGAMFLKVGVTICSSAGAPTANVTKSMARQLKWIGVPKVYRFGLACQTAPGEKPRPEKQAQIDRKAEKLAKAVRRRAEHPHTGLRIRFMFWLFKGMQTDDKTAWNPVDRDWWIRQGWTKKTKPWKNS, encoded by the coding sequence ATGGACAATTTGATGAAAATCGCAGTGGTGCACGGACAGACGCACAAGGGCGTTACATACGGGATGACAAGCACGTTTTTAAGGAATCTGATGGGGACGGAGGATGAACTCACCGAGTTCTTTTTGCCTAAAGACGGGCCGGATTTTTGTTACGGCTGCTACAACTGCTTTTTGAAAAGCGAGGAAAAATGTCCTTCGGCGAACAAGGTGCAGCCGATTGCAAAAGCGCTTGAACAGGCCGATGTGATCGTGCTGGACACCCCCGATTATGTCATGGAGATGAGCGGGGCAATGAAAAACCTGATGGACCATCTGGCTTATCGTTGGTTTTCGCACCGGCCGCACGGCGCGATGTTTTTAAAAGTCGGCGTGACGATCTGCAGTTCGGCAGGCGCTCCGACGGCCAATGTGACGAAGTCCATGGCGAGGCAGCTGAAATGGATCGGCGTGCCGAAAGTCTATCGGTTCGGATTGGCGTGTCAAACAGCTCCCGGCGAAAAGCCGAGACCAGAAAAACAGGCGCAGATTGATCGAAAAGCCGAAAAGCTCGCAAAAGCCGTCCGCAGGCGCGCCGAACATCCACACACCGGTCTGCGCATTAGATTTATGTTTTGGTTATTTAAAGGGATGCAAACCGACGATAAAACCGCGTGGAATCCGGTTGACCGTGACTGGTGGATCAGACAGGGGTGGACAAAGAAAACGAAACCCTGGAAGAATAGCTGA
- a CDS encoding HAD family hydrolase, which yields MKTLYLSDLDGTLLNSEAKLSDFTAKTLNELIGAGLIFSYATARSLYTAQKVTAGLNCDFPVITYNGAFVVNHATGQILLSNYFSQSEAHYIQSVLTGVQIYPLVYAHIGGIEKFSFFSERLNAGKQHFLNHRKGDLRRRDVDRPEQAYEGDLFYFSCIEEEDELAPVYDLLKTDPRFYCVFARDIYSGARWLEILPVSASKANAALWLKQHLGCDRIVSFGDAENDLAMFEISDECYAVENAAPELKEKATAVIASNNQDGVVKWLMEYIS from the coding sequence ATGAAGACACTCTATCTCTCCGATTTGGACGGCACCCTATTGAACAGCGAAGCGAAGCTGTCCGATTTTACGGCAAAAACTCTCAATGAGCTGATCGGTGCGGGTCTTATTTTTTCCTATGCGACCGCCCGCTCTTTATACACAGCGCAAAAAGTCACCGCCGGGCTCAATTGCGATTTCCCGGTCATCACCTACAACGGTGCATTTGTCGTCAACCACGCGACCGGTCAGATATTGCTATCCAATTACTTTTCGCAATCCGAAGCGCATTATATACAATCTGTATTAACAGGAGTTCAAATCTACCCGCTTGTTTATGCCCATATCGGCGGCATTGAAAAATTTTCTTTCTTTTCCGAACGGCTGAACGCCGGCAAGCAGCATTTTCTCAACCACCGCAAAGGCGATCTCCGCAGGCGCGATGTCGATCGACCCGAGCAAGCGTATGAGGGCGACTTGTTTTATTTCAGCTGTATCGAGGAAGAAGATGAGCTTGCCCCGGTTTACGACCTGCTTAAAACTGACCCCCGGTTTTACTGCGTCTTTGCAAGGGACATCTATTCGGGTGCTCGATGGCTGGAAATTTTACCGGTGAGCGCCTCTAAAGCCAACGCCGCGCTGTGGCTGAAACAGCATCTCGGCTGTGACAGAATTGTCTCGTTCGGCGACGCTGAAAACGATCTTGCGATGTTCGAAATCTCCGACGAGTGCTACGCCGTCGAGAACGCCGCGCCCGAGTTAAAAGAAAAAGCCACCGCCGTGATCGCTTCCAACAATCAAGACGGCGTGGTAAAATGGTTGATGGAATATATTTCATAA